The following are from one region of the Osmia bicornis bicornis chromosome 8, iOsmBic2.1, whole genome shotgun sequence genome:
- the LOC114882477 gene encoding uncharacterized protein LOC114882477, with amino-acid sequence MVDNPSTRNHENPSRQIAHHPGSISGTAMSAFTVLQASLNHCRAAQDILWQAVHDFRADIVVISEPYSPRPEWYTDPSGTLSIWHVQRPPPAAELGAIQWNIQCSPPSMEEWASIITANLALQPETPARIRDQTIFRFENRTDIDNAVSELEVLEEPSQDTAPFLTPDGQECEDHFKTTHSRDSAGRYIVRLPLKLHLGAVGNSYQTAHNCLQRILRRLSKDAQYIHQYTKFMLEYEQLGHMVRLNNDSIISPFQYFLPHHGVLKLGSTTTTLRVVFNGSSPASSGYSLNDLLHTGPNLMLNIADLLI; translated from the exons ATGGTTGATAATCCATCGACCCGCAATCACGAAAATCCATCGCGTCAAATTGCACATCACCCAGGATCCATCTCAG GAACAGCCATGTCCGCTTTCACAGTGTTACAAGCGAGCCTGAACCACTGTCGCGCCGCCCAGGACATTCTTTGGCAAGCCGTGCACGATTTCCGTGCCGACATTGTGGTAATAAGTGAGCCGTACAGCCCACGACCCGAGTGGTACACCGATCCCAGCGGAACCCTTAGCATATGGCACGTGCAGCGACCACCGCCAGCCGCAGAACTCGGGGCGATAC AATGGAATATTCAATGTAGCCCGCCCAGCATGGAAGAATGGGCCTCCATAATAACTGCCAACTTGGCTTTACAGCCAGAAACACCCGCCCGGATCCGTGATCAGACCATTTTCAGATTCGAAAACCGAACCGATATAGACAACGCCGTATCCGAGCTGGAGGTCTTG gaagagccaTCGCAGGACACGGCACCTTTCCTCACGCCAGACGGGCAGgagtgcgaagatcatttCAAGACCACGCATTCAAGAGACTCCGCCGGAAGAtacatcgtgcgattgccgctcAAACTTCATCTAGGAGCTGTCGGCAATTCGTATCAGACGGCGCATAACTGTCTTCAGCGGATTCTCAGACGACTCAGCAAGGACGCTCAGTACATACATCAgtacaccaagttcatgctTGAATATGAGCAGCTTGGTCACatggtaagactgaacaaTGACTCAATAATCagtccgtttcagtactttcttccgcatCATGGCGTTCTGAAGTTGGGCAGCACAACCACCACATTGCGTGTGGTCTTCAACGGCTCCAGTCCAGCTTCATCAGGATACTCGCTGAACGATCTTCTACATACCGGTCCAAATCTGATGCTGAATATCGCAGATCTGCTCATTTGA